A genomic stretch from Terriglobus sp. RCC_193 includes:
- a CDS encoding glycoside hydrolase family 105 protein, translating into MSVRFVGVRLALATVVLSVVAPMYGQAVDAVVKQAAAQGAAMARTVEQAWPAGVITTQARPGAWAYEVGTLLDGMMAQSQASGDANAFAYVHATVDRWVDKDGNVRTEPGKPFNPELHTLDNLEPGRAVLAVYLKTGDQRYAKAAKLIFDQFQTMPRNAMGGYWHKQIYPNQMWLDGAYMGEPFRAGYAKTFHVASEFDDIAKQLLLMDEHMRDPKTGLLRHGWDASMEQPWADKTTGLSQEVWARALGWYAMALVDTIPSFPTNHPQRAKLIAVLQHVAEGAAKYQDADNGTWWDVMDKGGQAGNFREASASAMFTYALAKGVRLGYLPEKYRANAVKGWLGIEKEFITTDSNGKVTLHGTVKVSGLGGKPYRAGDYNYYVYEAVGDNDAKGVGAYLLATSEIQQIEKKTVRKK; encoded by the coding sequence ATGTCGGTTCGGTTCGTCGGTGTTCGATTGGCTTTGGCTACTGTTGTCTTGTCTGTGGTTGCGCCAATGTATGGACAGGCAGTGGATGCTGTCGTAAAACAAGCTGCCGCGCAGGGCGCAGCGATGGCCCGTACTGTGGAGCAGGCGTGGCCTGCAGGCGTCATCACCACGCAGGCGCGACCGGGCGCATGGGCTTATGAAGTTGGCACACTGCTGGATGGCATGATGGCGCAATCGCAGGCAAGCGGCGATGCAAATGCATTTGCCTACGTGCATGCAACGGTCGATCGCTGGGTGGATAAAGACGGCAATGTAAGGACGGAGCCGGGTAAGCCTTTCAATCCCGAACTGCATACGCTGGACAACCTGGAACCCGGTCGCGCTGTATTGGCCGTATATCTGAAAACTGGCGATCAACGATATGCAAAGGCGGCGAAACTGATCTTCGATCAATTTCAAACGATGCCACGTAACGCAATGGGTGGCTACTGGCACAAACAGATTTATCCCAACCAGATGTGGCTCGACGGCGCGTACATGGGCGAGCCATTTCGCGCGGGTTATGCAAAGACCTTCCATGTGGCAAGCGAGTTTGACGACATCGCAAAGCAGCTTCTGTTGATGGATGAGCATATGCGCGATCCGAAGACAGGATTGCTTCGTCATGGTTGGGACGCGAGCATGGAGCAGCCGTGGGCGGATAAAACTACCGGGCTTTCGCAGGAAGTATGGGCGCGTGCGCTTGGCTGGTATGCAATGGCGCTGGTGGATACCATCCCGTCGTTTCCAACGAACCATCCGCAGCGCGCGAAGTTGATTGCTGTGTTGCAGCACGTTGCTGAAGGCGCAGCTAAGTATCAGGATGCTGATAATGGCACGTGGTGGGATGTGATGGACAAGGGCGGGCAGGCCGGTAATTTCCGTGAAGCATCCGCAAGCGCCATGTTTACCTATGCATTAGCAAAGGGTGTACGGCTGGGTTATCTTCCGGAGAAGTATCGCGCCAATGCTGTGAAAGGCTGGCTTGGAATCGAAAAGGAGTTCATCACTACGGACAGTAACGGCAAGGTCACATTGCACGGAACCGTGAAGGTCAGCGGTCTGGGCGGGAAACCGTATCGCGCAGGCGATTACAACTATTACGTGTACGAAGCGGTTGGCGATAACGATGCGAAAGGCGTTGGCGCATATCTTCTGGCGACGAGCGAGATACAGCAAATCGAAAAGAAAACGGTCCGCAAGAAGTAA
- a CDS encoding L-threonylcarbamoyladenylate synthase: MKIATSSSSAQRTLHLRADHSTDIDKAAKILQDGGLVAMPTETVYGLAANALDEKAVAGIFAAKMRPGWDPLIVHVSDMAMLSRVVREVPTAALMLMEKFWPGPLTLLLPRHPNLSATVTAGRELVGVRMPAHKTPQELIRRSGLPLAAPSANLFGHVSPTTVAHVLADLDGRIDAVLDAGPTEIGVESTVLDPVARVLYRQGGVSRGQIEAVLNKPVTVYHQREDVTKPAARPESLPSPGVGIRHYAPKANVMLVHTQADMNDLLLHVTPEHTGVMLPKGWTASGWSGNVFAWELWSDPASLARTLYIGLRSLDEKGVRTIVCPLPASSEEPLVEAIRDRLLKAARDA, encoded by the coding sequence GTGAAAATTGCGACATCTTCTTCCTCTGCACAACGAACGCTGCATCTTCGGGCCGATCACTCGACGGACATCGACAAAGCGGCAAAGATTCTTCAGGACGGCGGCCTGGTCGCCATGCCGACTGAGACTGTGTACGGTCTGGCTGCTAACGCACTGGATGAAAAGGCCGTAGCAGGAATCTTTGCGGCCAAAATGCGTCCAGGCTGGGATCCGCTGATTGTCCATGTGAGCGATATGGCGATGCTCTCCCGCGTGGTGCGCGAGGTGCCAACGGCTGCTTTGATGCTGATGGAGAAATTCTGGCCCGGACCGCTGACGCTGCTGTTGCCGCGCCATCCGAACCTATCCGCCACCGTGACGGCAGGCCGTGAATTGGTGGGTGTGCGAATGCCCGCGCACAAGACGCCGCAAGAGCTGATCCGCCGCTCCGGACTACCCCTGGCTGCTCCCAGCGCTAATCTCTTTGGCCACGTCAGCCCCACGACCGTTGCGCACGTGCTGGCGGATCTGGACGGTCGGATTGACGCCGTGCTGGATGCCGGCCCAACCGAGATCGGTGTGGAATCTACTGTCCTGGACCCGGTTGCGCGCGTGTTGTATCGGCAGGGAGGCGTGAGCAGGGGGCAGATCGAAGCCGTATTGAATAAGCCTGTAACCGTCTACCATCAGCGCGAGGACGTCACGAAGCCTGCGGCCAGGCCAGAGAGCCTTCCGTCGCCTGGCGTGGGCATACGGCATTACGCACCGAAGGCAAATGTGATGCTGGTGCATACACAGGCGGATATGAATGATCTGCTGCTGCACGTTACGCCGGAGCATACCGGCGTGATGTTACCCAAGGGCTGGACGGCGAGTGGATGGAGCGGTAACGTCTTCGCGTGGGAATTGTGGAGTGATCCTGCCTCGCTGGCAAGAACGCTCTACATCGGCCTGCGTTCGCTTGATGAAAAGGGAGTACGGACGATCGTCTGTCCGCTTCCTGCTTCCAGTGAAGAACCACTGGTGGAGGCCATTCGCGACCGCCTGCTCAAAGCCGCGCGCGATGCGTAG
- a CDS encoding class IV adenylate cyclase yields MQHAEIELKFRVGDAREFLARALRAGFQIRTQRTLECNTLFDTSERRLLSERQILRLRGYNGRNLLTHKKPPADNDDTSFYKERVETETDVADPDALATVLVELGYGPVFRYEKFRTEFHDGQGELLLDETPIGIFAELEGTPDWIDGSLERLNISRDLCFTDSYGRMFLDWKERSGSLAENMTFEEIEASRVLA; encoded by the coding sequence ATGCAACACGCGGAGATTGAGCTCAAGTTCCGTGTCGGTGATGCGCGCGAGTTCCTTGCGCGTGCTCTGCGCGCCGGCTTTCAGATTCGCACCCAACGCACGCTCGAATGCAATACTCTCTTCGACACGTCAGAGCGCCGCCTACTCTCGGAGCGCCAGATTCTACGACTTCGTGGGTACAACGGCCGTAATCTGCTTACCCACAAAAAGCCGCCGGCGGATAACGATGACACTTCGTTCTACAAAGAACGTGTGGAAACGGAAACCGATGTGGCCGACCCGGACGCACTGGCCACAGTGCTTGTTGAGCTAGGATACGGCCCGGTCTTCCGCTATGAAAAGTTCCGCACCGAGTTTCACGACGGGCAGGGTGAGCTTTTGCTGGATGAGACTCCTATCGGCATCTTTGCAGAGCTGGAAGGCACACCAGATTGGATTGACGGCTCACTGGAACGCCTGAATATCTCCCGCGATCTCTGCTTTACCGATAGCTATGGCCGCATGTTTCTCGACTGGAAAGAACGCAGCGGATCACTCGCTGAAAATATGACCTTTGAAGAGATCGAAGCTTCACGTGTTCTGGCGTAA
- a CDS encoding substrate-binding domain-containing protein — protein MPLVKSPKRLYLVPVLSKALDILELLRDGREALSLEAIHRTTRISKTTAYRVLRTFVHRGYVARGSDGLYRVLSKQNKLLFGFAAQSADMPFSMAVTQSLQEAAQAAGVELMVLDNAYDEATAIRNAEEFVSAKVDLVIEFQIEQKIAPVIADKIAGAGIPMIAIEIPHPRAIFFGVDNYRMGYDVGELLGKRAVQNWKGEADWILGLDIPEAGQIVQSRITGAFEGIKAVMPDVPVEYFVRIDGRGKRDSSRKAVYEFLKRHPKSAHILIAAANDTSALGALDAARELGREKQVMIAGHDAIPEALQELRKAKSVLIATTAHHTQNYGGEVLRLALAILDGDTVPPYNYVEHELITRKSLPPASRRNNAVT, from the coding sequence ATGCCGTTGGTCAAGTCTCCGAAACGACTCTACCTGGTTCCAGTTCTCTCCAAGGCACTTGATATCCTGGAACTACTGCGGGATGGGCGGGAAGCCCTGTCGCTTGAGGCGATCCACCGTACAACACGCATCTCCAAGACCACTGCGTATCGGGTGTTGCGCACGTTTGTGCACCGCGGCTACGTGGCGCGGGGCAGCGATGGTCTATATCGGGTGCTCTCCAAACAGAATAAGTTGCTGTTCGGCTTTGCAGCCCAGAGCGCAGATATGCCGTTCTCCATGGCGGTGACGCAGAGCCTGCAGGAAGCGGCTCAGGCAGCCGGAGTAGAACTCATGGTGCTGGACAACGCCTATGACGAGGCGACGGCTATCCGAAACGCCGAGGAGTTTGTCAGTGCCAAGGTCGATCTCGTCATCGAATTTCAGATCGAGCAGAAGATAGCGCCCGTGATCGCGGACAAAATCGCAGGCGCAGGCATTCCCATGATCGCAATCGAGATTCCGCATCCCCGCGCCATTTTCTTTGGCGTGGACAACTATCGCATGGGCTATGACGTGGGTGAATTGCTTGGGAAGCGTGCAGTGCAAAACTGGAAGGGAGAGGCGGACTGGATCCTTGGGCTCGATATTCCGGAGGCGGGTCAAATCGTGCAGAGCCGCATCACGGGAGCCTTTGAAGGCATCAAGGCCGTGATGCCGGACGTTCCGGTGGAGTACTTTGTGCGCATCGACGGTCGCGGCAAACGGGACAGTAGCCGCAAGGCGGTCTATGAGTTCCTCAAGCGGCATCCCAAGAGCGCCCACATTCTTATCGCTGCAGCGAACGATACCAGTGCGCTTGGCGCCCTGGATGCAGCGCGCGAATTGGGCCGCGAGAAACAGGTGATGATCGCGGGCCACGACGCGATTCCAGAAGCGTTGCAGGAGTTACGCAAGGCAAAATCGGTATTGATAGCGACGACGGCTCACCACACGCAGAACTATGGTGGTGAAGTGCTTCGTCTTGCCCTCGCGATCCTGGATGGCGACACCGTGCCACCATACAACTACGTGGAACACGAACTGATCACGCGCAAGAGCCTGCCCCCAGCCTCACGTCGTAACAACGCAGTGACTTAG
- a CDS encoding TIM barrel protein yields MTSAVQDLIFSALDTFRIELPSWGFANTGTRFGKFVQAGAATSIEEKFADAGEVNRLTGAAPTVALHVLWDLPNGVADVSAIKALEAKYGIKAGSINPNLFQDQAYKFGSIANPSAEVREIAVSHLLESVELARRLGSRDISIWDSDGSNYPGTQSIRRRIEWTQDALSRTHAALAPGQRLLVEYKPFEPAFYHTDIADWGMALMLAYKAGPQAKVLVDTGHHYVGQNIEQIVAWLLHLNMLGGFHFNDRKYADDDLTLGSIDPYQVFRIFHELLSDGGSATQEVAFMIDQSHNLKGKMEAAVQTVVTAQELYARAALVDRTQLAELQDSVNLVAAEELFRGAFWTDVRPVVREWRRARNLPVDPLAELYASGYVEATEAERGKSNAGSVSRYA; encoded by the coding sequence ATGACCTCTGCCGTGCAAGATCTTATATTTTCCGCGCTGGATACATTCCGTATCGAACTGCCGTCGTGGGGCTTTGCTAATACCGGAACGCGCTTTGGAAAGTTTGTACAGGCCGGAGCAGCTACCTCGATCGAAGAGAAGTTTGCAGACGCGGGTGAAGTGAATCGTCTTACCGGGGCTGCCCCCACAGTCGCGCTGCACGTACTTTGGGATCTTCCCAACGGCGTCGCGGATGTTTCGGCCATCAAGGCTCTCGAGGCGAAATACGGTATTAAAGCTGGGTCCATTAACCCGAACCTCTTTCAGGATCAGGCGTACAAGTTTGGTTCCATTGCGAACCCGTCGGCAGAGGTGCGCGAGATTGCTGTCTCGCATCTGCTCGAATCCGTGGAGCTTGCACGCCGCCTGGGATCACGGGATATCTCTATCTGGGATTCCGACGGCTCGAACTACCCGGGAACGCAGAGCATTCGCAGGCGCATCGAGTGGACGCAGGACGCCTTGAGCCGGACGCATGCCGCACTCGCACCCGGCCAGCGCCTGCTGGTGGAGTACAAACCGTTTGAGCCTGCGTTCTACCACACGGACATCGCTGACTGGGGTATGGCACTCATGCTTGCCTACAAGGCTGGTCCGCAGGCAAAGGTACTGGTGGACACCGGCCATCATTACGTCGGCCAGAACATCGAGCAGATCGTGGCGTGGTTGCTGCACCTGAACATGCTGGGAGGTTTCCACTTCAACGATCGCAAGTATGCGGATGATGATCTGACACTTGGCTCCATCGATCCCTACCAGGTCTTCCGCATCTTTCATGAACTGCTGTCGGATGGTGGTTCAGCCACGCAGGAAGTGGCTTTCATGATTGATCAGAGCCATAACCTGAAGGGCAAGATGGAGGCAGCCGTGCAGACCGTTGTGACTGCGCAGGAACTCTATGCGCGGGCGGCGCTGGTCGATCGAACTCAGCTTGCAGAGCTGCAGGATTCTGTGAATCTCGTGGCTGCGGAAGAACTCTTTCGTGGCGCTTTTTGGACGGATGTTCGCCCCGTAGTACGCGAATGGCGGCGGGCACGCAATCTGCCCGTAGACCCGCTGGCCGAACTGTACGCGAGCGGTTACGTCGAGGCTACCGAGGCCGAGCGAGGCAAATCGAACGCAGGTTCGGTGTCCAGATACGCATAG
- a CDS encoding L-rhamnose/proton symporter RhaT yields MGSNPLVGVIYHWIGGFASATNFIPFRGIKRWSWEIYWLIQGVAAWIVAPILLSSIFVPDTIHILLITPRPVMEHAILWGMLWGIGGITFGLSIRYLGLALGYAIALGFSTVVGTLMPPILSGQLVEIVSERSGQVVLAGIGLCLLAIVVNGLAGRRKEKEVTAADKIEGGDRDYSFGRGMAVAVFAGIMSSFFAVGLDAGKPIGALARESLLQHGRLELWQNLPVLIVVLWGGFATNLIWSVILIVKNHSAREFLGQPGLNPMRSVRRSDVTLESFDPGNPDTFRIAPCTLLTNYLLAAAAGVIWYFQFFFYSMGQTKMGKFDFSSWTLHMASIILFATLWGIVLKEWRGTSARTKVLVALGIVLLVSSTIVVGLGNYLKSTQ; encoded by the coding sequence ATGGGTTCTAACCCGCTTGTCGGTGTGATCTACCACTGGATCGGTGGCTTTGCCTCCGCGACCAACTTCATCCCTTTCCGCGGTATTAAGCGCTGGTCGTGGGAGATCTACTGGCTCATCCAGGGTGTGGCCGCCTGGATCGTCGCGCCGATCTTGCTGTCGAGCATCTTCGTGCCCGACACAATTCATATTCTGTTAATCACGCCGCGCCCGGTCATGGAACACGCGATTTTGTGGGGCATGCTCTGGGGTATCGGAGGCATCACATTTGGCCTGTCCATCCGCTACCTGGGGTTGGCGTTGGGCTATGCCATTGCCCTGGGCTTCTCGACCGTTGTCGGCACGCTGATGCCTCCCATCCTCAGCGGACAGCTAGTGGAGATCGTCAGTGAACGTTCCGGACAGGTCGTATTAGCGGGCATCGGCTTGTGCCTATTGGCAATCGTGGTGAATGGCCTTGCCGGCCGGCGCAAAGAAAAGGAAGTCACAGCCGCTGACAAGATCGAAGGCGGGGATCGGGACTATTCCTTTGGCCGCGGCATGGCAGTGGCTGTGTTTGCCGGCATCATGAGTAGCTTTTTTGCAGTTGGACTGGACGCTGGCAAGCCCATTGGCGCTCTTGCGCGTGAGTCCTTGCTGCAGCACGGGCGCCTTGAACTGTGGCAGAACCTGCCGGTCTTGATCGTTGTGCTTTGGGGCGGGTTTGCCACGAACCTGATCTGGTCGGTCATACTGATCGTCAAGAACCACTCAGCACGTGAGTTCCTCGGACAGCCAGGGCTCAACCCGATGCGGTCTGTGCGCCGTTCGGATGTGACTTTGGAAAGCTTCGATCCAGGGAACCCAGACACCTTTCGCATTGCGCCCTGCACACTGCTGACCAATTACCTTCTTGCAGCGGCAGCCGGCGTCATTTGGTACTTCCAGTTCTTCTTCTATTCCATGGGTCAGACCAAAATGGGTAAGTTTGACTTCTCATCGTGGACCCTCCACATGGCTTCTATCATCCTCTTCGCAACACTATGGGGTATTGTGCTGAAGGAGTGGCGCGGCACCAGCGCCAGGACGAAAGTGCTGGTTGCGCTGGGCATCGTCCTCCTGGTGAGTTCGACAATCGTGGTCGGACTCGGGAACTACCTGAAGAGCACGCAATAG
- a CDS encoding glycosyl hydrolase, with amino-acid sequence MAIAAVLACTGFASTAQEIAQLRKQFADPPADARPMVRWWWFGPAVTKEEIGREIDQMHAGGFGGFELASVYPLTLDDPAKGIQNLRYASPEMVDMLRFAQQHGRQLGMRADLTLGSGWPFGGPHITIDLAAAKLKTVALPLHSPPPKLDAGESLIAVFGAKGTPERWNAATAKRATADGAGVHFDEADRPDVALYFILSHTRQMVKRAAVGGEGYVMDHMSRQSVQTHLRAVGEPLLGAFKDAPPYAIFSDSLEVYGHDWTPALPEEFRKRRGYDLLDHLPELMQGGTPQAEAVRHDWGVTLSDLVSENYLKPMADFATQHGTKFRSQTYGEPAVTLADERFPQLPEGEGPQWRAFSFTRWATSANHIFGNNVSSTETWTWLHSPVFRATPLDMKAEADKHFLEGVNQLIGHGWPYSAPYAQEPGWSLYAAAVFNAHNPWYPVMPQVTRYLQRVSWMMRQGQPANDVAILLPEDDAQAAFQPGHVSVTVEMKKHITPELMESVLNAGYNLDYIDAEAIALRGLHYPVLIVPPTKRMPLTMPGQLQQYAATGGKIIFVGELPSVAPGLIDAAQSADLRREIAALQAHAQHVASFSELQPALRKALPPDLDVSASKGAVGFIHRKLDGGDIYFIANTSSATQSLTMTPRAQRAHAEWWNADDGTETQARTGTTVVLPPYGSRLLVLHDGPAAKLPVEPAMTAASEAPTSLTGWHAEFPGSPGSSSVADHAVSSTDWSTEASTRFYSGEARYRTTFEEKKARKANRVVLRFADGKALPDLQAADKPGSRAWYDAPVRDAAIVLVNGQEAGVLWHPPYEVDITPMLKSGKNQIELRVFNTAMNEMAGRPPVDYTALKAKYGDRFQMQDMDQVKAEPSGIVGPVVVEYRHAK; translated from the coding sequence TTGGCAATAGCCGCAGTCCTGGCGTGCACCGGATTTGCGTCGACCGCGCAGGAGATCGCGCAGTTGCGGAAACAGTTCGCCGATCCGCCTGCGGATGCTCGTCCTATGGTTCGCTGGTGGTGGTTCGGACCCGCTGTCACGAAGGAAGAGATCGGCCGCGAGATCGACCAGATGCATGCAGGTGGTTTCGGGGGTTTCGAACTCGCATCGGTCTATCCGTTGACACTGGATGATCCAGCCAAGGGTATTCAGAACCTGCGCTATGCCTCTCCGGAGATGGTGGACATGTTGCGCTTCGCGCAACAGCATGGACGCCAACTTGGCATGCGCGCAGACCTGACGCTGGGTAGCGGATGGCCGTTTGGTGGGCCCCACATCACCATCGACCTTGCTGCAGCAAAACTGAAGACGGTGGCCTTGCCCCTGCACTCGCCACCACCCAAATTGGATGCGGGGGAGTCACTGATCGCAGTATTCGGCGCCAAGGGGACACCAGAGCGCTGGAACGCGGCGACCGCGAAGCGTGCGACCGCGGATGGAGCAGGGGTTCACTTTGACGAGGCGGATCGCCCGGATGTTGCGCTGTACTTCATCCTCAGTCACACCAGGCAGATGGTGAAGCGCGCAGCTGTCGGTGGCGAGGGCTATGTCATGGATCACATGTCACGACAGTCGGTTCAGACGCACCTGCGCGCGGTCGGCGAGCCGTTGCTCGGTGCGTTCAAAGATGCGCCGCCGTATGCCATCTTCTCCGATTCGTTGGAGGTCTACGGTCACGACTGGACACCCGCGCTGCCAGAGGAGTTCCGCAAGCGGCGCGGCTATGATCTGCTGGACCACCTGCCCGAGCTTATGCAGGGCGGAACACCGCAGGCTGAGGCTGTTCGGCACGACTGGGGTGTGACCCTTTCCGATCTGGTAAGCGAGAACTATCTGAAGCCGATGGCCGACTTCGCCACGCAGCACGGCACAAAGTTCCGCTCACAGACCTATGGCGAACCCGCTGTGACACTGGCCGACGAGCGCTTTCCACAATTACCAGAAGGCGAGGGTCCGCAGTGGAGAGCGTTCTCCTTTACGCGATGGGCAACATCCGCGAATCACATCTTTGGAAACAATGTCTCGTCGACGGAGACCTGGACGTGGCTGCACTCGCCCGTCTTCCGCGCGACTCCTCTCGATATGAAGGCGGAGGCCGATAAGCACTTTCTGGAGGGCGTGAACCAGTTGATCGGTCACGGCTGGCCGTACTCGGCGCCTTACGCACAGGAACCTGGTTGGTCGTTGTATGCAGCGGCCGTTTTCAATGCTCATAACCCCTGGTATCCCGTGATGCCTCAGGTAACTCGCTATCTGCAGCGCGTGAGCTGGATGATGCGACAAGGCCAACCCGCGAACGATGTCGCGATCCTGCTGCCGGAAGATGATGCACAGGCTGCCTTCCAGCCGGGGCATGTCTCTGTGACGGTGGAGATGAAGAAGCACATTACTCCAGAGCTGATGGAGTCCGTGCTGAACGCGGGCTACAACCTGGATTACATCGACGCCGAAGCCATCGCCCTGCGCGGCCTGCATTACCCGGTGCTCATTGTTCCACCCACGAAGCGCATGCCGCTGACGATGCCTGGGCAATTGCAACAGTATGCCGCAACAGGTGGCAAGATCATCTTTGTGGGTGAGCTGCCGTCAGTCGCTCCGGGCTTGATCGATGCAGCGCAAAGTGCTGACTTAAGGAGAGAGATTGCAGCCCTCCAAGCGCATGCACAACATGTCGCTTCATTCTCAGAGTTACAGCCTGCGCTTCGTAAGGCGCTGCCGCCCGACCTGGACGTTAGCGCATCGAAAGGGGCTGTCGGCTTCATCCATAGAAAGCTGGACGGCGGCGACATCTACTTCATCGCGAATACCTCTTCGGCGACACAATCGCTTACGATGACACCTCGCGCACAGCGTGCCCATGCCGAGTGGTGGAACGCTGATGATGGCACGGAGACGCAGGCCCGCACCGGTACGACCGTCGTGCTGCCACCGTACGGGTCGCGGTTACTCGTGTTACATGATGGCCCTGCCGCGAAGCTTCCCGTAGAACCTGCGATGACGGCTGCGAGCGAAGCGCCCACCAGCCTCACAGGTTGGCATGCTGAGTTTCCTGGCAGCCCTGGTTCCAGCAGCGTTGCAGACCATGCTGTGTCATCTACGGACTGGAGCACGGAGGCGAGTACGCGCTTCTATTCCGGCGAAGCACGCTATCGAACAACATTTGAAGAGAAGAAAGCCAGGAAGGCCAACAGAGTTGTCTTGCGCTTTGCTGACGGAAAGGCTCTTCCCGATCTACAAGCTGCTGACAAGCCAGGTTCCAGAGCGTGGTACGACGCTCCCGTGCGCGATGCCGCCATTGTCTTGGTGAATGGACAAGAAGCCGGTGTGCTCTGGCATCCACCGTATGAGGTGGACATCACGCCGATGCTGAAGAGCGGTAAAAATCAGATCGAATTGCGTGTGTTCAATACCGCGATGAATGAAATGGCAGGAAGGCCGCCCGTGGACTATACCGCGCTGAAGGCAAAGTACGGCGACCGATTCCAAATGCAGGACATGGATCAGGTCAAAGCGGAACCCTCGGGCATCGTGGGTCCAGTTGTTGTGGAGTACCGTCATGCGAAATAA
- a CDS encoding oligogalacturonate lyase family protein, with protein MRNKAIVASLALVCCAVATAQTAVPPKTWVDKDTGHRVYRLTDEPNSSGFYFNNNAYSPDGRWMVYTAPDGVHALELTTRKTRLLVANPPRNGTGPSTNYRTIVVGHKTNSVFLSRFDAEAKGTILFKADLESGQLTRLAALPARGSVASINADETLGVGTYDETEQGAQQEYNRPAVVPRGAGSPAAVPGGLVQPEGKGEMMERRLAARIPVVLYTVDLRTGKVRELLHSTDWIGHMLFSPTDPTLLMYCHEGPWQKVDRIWTIRTDGTQNTLMHKRTMFMEIAGHEFWGLDGETIWYDWQPAKGEDFWLAGINLQTHKRVAYHMQRNEWSIHFNLTQDMDLFAGDGGDPGQVAKAPDGEWIYLFHPQWVKDQGGIDQPDFTKPGFFQAERLVNMSRHNYRLEPNVRFSPNKKLVLFTSNIFGASYVFGVEVAKADNALDVESTPELAARFRPSAPAK; from the coding sequence ATGCGAAATAAAGCCATCGTCGCTTCCCTTGCCTTAGTGTGCTGTGCGGTCGCGACAGCACAGACCGCTGTCCCGCCAAAGACATGGGTGGATAAAGACACGGGACACCGTGTCTATCGGTTAACCGATGAACCAAATTCTTCTGGCTTCTATTTCAATAACAACGCCTACTCTCCGGATGGACGATGGATGGTTTACACCGCGCCCGACGGCGTCCACGCGCTGGAATTAACGACAAGGAAGACGCGCCTGTTAGTGGCGAATCCTCCGCGCAACGGAACTGGCCCGTCGACGAACTATCGGACGATCGTTGTTGGTCATAAGACCAATAGCGTATTTCTGTCACGCTTCGATGCAGAGGCGAAGGGCACCATACTCTTCAAGGCCGACCTCGAAAGCGGTCAACTTACAAGGCTGGCTGCGTTGCCTGCTCGCGGTAGTGTCGCCAGCATCAATGCAGATGAGACGCTCGGCGTTGGCACCTATGACGAGACGGAGCAAGGTGCTCAGCAGGAATACAACAGGCCCGCAGTTGTACCCAGAGGTGCGGGCAGCCCAGCAGCAGTGCCCGGTGGGCTGGTACAGCCTGAGGGCAAGGGCGAGATGATGGAACGGCGCCTGGCCGCCCGCATTCCTGTCGTGCTGTACACGGTAGATCTGCGAACAGGCAAGGTGCGAGAGCTGCTGCACTCCACCGACTGGATTGGCCACATGCTCTTCTCACCCACAGATCCCACTCTGCTGATGTATTGTCACGAAGGTCCATGGCAGAAGGTCGATCGCATTTGGACGATCCGCACGGATGGCACGCAGAACACGTTGATGCATAAGCGCACCATGTTCATGGAGATTGCAGGCCATGAGTTCTGGGGCCTTGACGGCGAGACGATCTGGTACGACTGGCAGCCAGCGAAAGGCGAAGACTTCTGGTTGGCCGGGATCAATCTGCAGACGCATAAACGCGTGGCATATCACATGCAGCGGAACGAATGGTCGATCCACTTCAATCTGACGCAGGACATGGACCTATTCGCCGGAGATGGCGGTGACCCAGGCCAGGTTGCAAAGGCGCCTGATGGCGAGTGGATTTATCTCTTCCATCCACAGTGGGTGAAGGATCAGGGCGGCATCGACCAACCAGATTTCACGAAGCCTGGTTTTTTCCAGGCAGAGCGGCTGGTGAACATGTCCAGGCACAACTATCGGCTGGAGCCGAATGTGCGCTTCTCTCCTAACAAGAAATTGGTGTTATTCACCTCGAACATCTTCGGCGCTTCCTATGTCTTCGGTGTTGAGGTAGCGAAAGCAGACAACGCGTTGGATGTGGAGTCGACGCCAGAGTTAGCAGCTCGGTTTAGACCATCCGCTCCGGCGAAATAG